GATGCAATCTTTCAGCATCCCAGTGTCGTCGCCGGTACCACCTCTACGGACATCCAAACCATTCGTATCGAACAAATCCTTCGAGCAGCCAGCCTCCACGCTGGCCAAGAACAACGCTGCCCGTCTCGAATCGAACTCATGCAGAGTCCTGCCGTCGGTTTGCAGGAAACATCGTCTCCCATCGCTCATGAACCGCCGCCAGAGGCCTTCTCCCACCctccgtcgacgagcagctcccTCATCGCGCCCTCAATGTACTTGGCCATGGTGTAGTGGCTGTCGCCCGCGTACTCGGTCAGCACCGCGTGCGGCACGCGCTCAGCCAGGTagcggatggcggcgatgggcgcgttggcgtcctcctcgccgtgccaGATGCGCACCGGGTCGTACgccacgtcctcgagccGGAATCCCCAGTCCGTGCtcgacagcagccgcagctcctctacggccgccgtcgcgccctGCACAaacggctcgtcgaggacgatgcgCAGCGTCTCTTCCCTCTGGGCGGCTATGGCAGCGATCCTGTCCTGCTCCTCTGCGACGGCGCCCCGTTTGCCCTCCTCTGCTGCCTTGACGCCGTGATTCTTCTTGGTCTCGCTGGTGCcgttggccttgtcgccTCCCTcggcttccgccgccgccgccgcgaaccACCTGTCGATGCGAcgcgccaccacctcgcgcgTCGCGATCCAACGCAACGCACCGATCATGGCGCTGGTGCACACGGCCATGGCTCCCGGCGTGCGCATCGCTatgctcctcgccgcccgcctcgtgCGCGACATGTGATGCGCGCCGGCTTCCCACGGCGGCCCGCTGGCAAAGAGGCCCACGCCGGCAACCATTTTCCGCGGAAGGGCGTACGCGCAGGCGAGTGCGtacggcccgccgcccgaggtgccCAGCACGGCGAAGCggtcgaggccattgccgcccGCGAAGCtgcgcacgtcgtcggcccagTCGATGATGCGTCGACCCGGCTGCGGGCTCGACAGGCCGAAGCCcgggcggtcgagggcgatgaggcgCACGCCCAGGTGGGAGAGCAtggaggcgacgggctgggcctcgaggcgcgacgacgggaagCCGTGGAAGTAGAGGATCGGGGCGCCGGCCGGGTTGCCGTACTCTGCGAAGCCGAGGGTGCGCCCGTCGGGGAGCGTCATGGTCTGGTgcagccgcggcgaggagaaggCAGAGGACGCAGGGGTTGTGGAGGCGGATGTGGAAGCAGACgacgcggaggcggaggaggttTGCGATGTCAGGGCGCGTcgactgggctgggccagcagcgcctggcgCCAGGGTAATTGCCTGACGGACATGATTCTGACAATGTGCGCGCGTGTGAAGCAGAGATGGCTCGAGAAGCCCCCATCAAGACGCGTGTGTGTTGAGTGAAAAGGGGAAGGCAGAGGGAGCGCGAGGTGCGCCGCGAGGTTATTATGAAGGAGTCGAGGTGTAAGTTAGTTGGCTGCTTGGCCTGTCTCGGACAGCGACTCGCGGCCGGTGGAGGCGGTCCAGTGCCAGAATAGGAAATAGAAGGTACTGAGAAGACCTCGGGAGGCGTTCGCTTCGCCGGGACCTCTAGGTACTACCAGTAGCGCTCAAGGGCGGACGTCATCAGGCGCCGGCCCGCTAGGTAAGTAACGCTACACCACCGCAGGTGACGGCcgggtcgggtcgggtgTGTCTCAGCCGGCACAGCCCCGATTGTGGGC
The genomic region above belongs to Purpureocillium takamizusanense chromosome 5, complete sequence and contains:
- a CDS encoding uncharacterized protein (EggNog:ENOG503P04P~antiSMASH:Cluster_5.2~COG:S~MEROPS:MER0036079~TransMembrane:1 (i194-217o)) — translated: MSVRQLPWRQALLAQPSRRALTSQTSSASASSASTSASTTPASSAFSSPRLHQTMTLPDGRTLGFAEYGNPAGAPILYFHGFPSSRLEAQPVASMLSHLGVRLIALDRPGFGLSSPQPGRRIIDWADDVRSFAGGNGLDRFAVLGTSGGGPYALACAYALPRKMVAGVGLFASGPPWEAGAHHMSRTRRAARSIAMRTPGAMAVCTSAMIGALRWIATREVVARRIDRWFAAAAAEAEGGDKANGTSETKKNHGVKAAEEGKRGAVAEEQDRIAAIAAQREETLRIVLDEPFVQGATAAVEELRLLSSTDWGFRLEDVAYDPVRIWHGEEDANAPIAAIRYLAERVPHAVLTEYAGDSHYTMAKYIEGAMRELLVDGGWEKASGGGS